A stretch of DNA from Candidatus Bathyarchaeia archaeon:
CGCCCAAAATTTTTGCTTTCTTCCTCTCATCTGCTATTATTACTAGTATTTTGGATGCCGCGGCAACAATTTTTTCGCGAGTCAGTGCGCCACCCATACCCTTAATGAGGTTTAGTTTTTCATCTATTTGGTCTGCCCCGTCAATTGTTAAGTCTATTGTGGGGTTTTCGTCCAATGTTGTCGTTGGAATGCCATTCTTTACTGCCAGCATAAAAGCCTGATAAGATGTTGGCACAGCCTTTACACACAATTTTTCAGCCTTTATCCTCTTTCCAATTTCTTCGGCGGCATAGGCCACAGTGCTGCCACTGCCCAATCCCATCACAAAACCGTTTTTGACATGTTTGACAGCCTCTAAAGCTGCGTTTCTTTTGGCTTTTTCTACGTCTTCCTGTTTAGGTTTCAATTTCCATCTGCCCCAGTCTCTCTAAAACCTTTTCCACCTCAGCGCGGATTTCCTCTATACGCTTTTCAGCCTCTGTCCTAGGAGAAGGCTTGGTCGACGGTTTCCTCTTCCTCTTCGCCTTTTCTCCGGCCTCTTCCGCCTCTGGCTTTTCTTCAACCTCCAAGGGTTTTGCCGGTTTAGGCGCTGTTACCGCTATTTCTTTTAATGGTTTAGCTTCAACCTTTGAGCGGAGCTCCTCAATTTTTGCGCTTATCTCATCGAAGCGTTCACTAAAAAGTTTTATTAGGTCTTCCTGCATGGCCTCAAGCTCATGTAAAGCCACAAGAGACTCGTCCTTCGCAATTGCCTCCTTAACAATCATCATCCGCTCCTTATACGTTTGGGCAAGCCTTTCCCGCTCTTCTTCGGTTATTTTGCCCTCAGCATGGGCCTCGTAAAGCT
This window harbors:
- the rpiA gene encoding ribose 5-phosphate isomerase A encodes the protein MKPKQEDVEKAKRNAALEAVKHVKNGFVMGLGSGSTVAYAAEEIGKRIKAEKLCVKAVPTSYQAFMLAVKNGIPTTTLDENPTIDLTIDGADQIDEKLNLIKGMGGALTREKIVAAASKILVIIADERKKAKILGENGQKVPIEVLPFATPFVMRRLSELDGKPKIRESAGKVGPVVTDNGNFIIDVDFGLIKNPAELEKKLKMIPGIVETGLFINMADLVYLGKRDKVEKLERKK